The Actinopolyspora erythraea genome has a segment encoding these proteins:
- the rpsI gene encoding 30S ribosomal protein S9 → MSTPETDEAPAPEVLDSEVPADEPAPEAFAQGVAPIPSSRPIQTVGRRKKAIVRVRLVPGSGRFVLNGKPMDEYMPNRVHQNIAREPMELVERTESFDVHVNLRGGGPSGQAGALRMALARALVTYQPEDRPALKKAGMLTRDPRAKERKKYGLKKARKSPQYSKR, encoded by the coding sequence GTGAGCACTCCAGAGACCGACGAAGCCCCGGCTCCCGAGGTCCTCGATTCAGAGGTCCCGGCCGACGAGCCGGCCCCTGAGGCTTTCGCTCAGGGCGTGGCGCCGATTCCGTCCAGCAGGCCCATCCAGACCGTCGGGCGTCGCAAGAAGGCGATCGTGCGGGTTCGGCTGGTTCCGGGCAGCGGCCGTTTCGTCCTCAACGGCAAGCCGATGGACGAGTACATGCCCAACCGGGTGCACCAGAACATCGCCCGTGAGCCCATGGAACTCGTGGAGCGCACGGAGAGCTTCGACGTTCACGTGAACCTGCGCGGTGGTGGCCCCTCCGGCCAGGCCGGCGCGCTGCGGATGGCCCTCGCCCGTGCTCTGGTGACCTACCAGCCGGAGGACCGGCCCGCCCTGAAGAAGGCCGGCATGCTCACGCGTGATCCCCGGGCCAAGGAACGCAAGAAGTACGGCCTCAAGAAGGCCAGGAAGTCCCCGCAGTACAGCAAGCGGTGA
- the rplM gene encoding 50S ribosomal protein L13: MRTYSPKAGEVTHAWHVIDAENVVLGRLATQAATLLRGKHKPTYAPHMDTGDFVVIVNADKVALTGKKRDQAFVYRHSGYPGGLKKNSFGEMLDNKPERLLEQTIKGMLPKGKLGRAMAKKLRVYAGPDHPHHSQQPQPFEIETKAKK; this comes from the coding sequence GTGCGCACGTACAGCCCGAAGGCCGGCGAGGTGACCCACGCCTGGCATGTGATCGACGCCGAGAACGTGGTGCTCGGCCGGCTGGCCACCCAGGCCGCCACGCTGCTGCGTGGCAAGCACAAGCCGACCTATGCTCCGCACATGGACACCGGCGACTTCGTCGTCATCGTCAATGCCGACAAGGTCGCTCTCACCGGTAAGAAGCGCGATCAGGCCTTCGTCTACCGGCACAGTGGTTATCCAGGCGGCCTGAAGAAGAACTCCTTCGGCGAGATGCTCGACAACAAGCCCGAGCGCCTGCTGGAGCAGACGATCAAGGGCATGCTGCCCAAGGGGAAGCTCGGCCGCGCGATGGCCAAGAAGCTCAGGGTCTATGCCGGGCCGGACCACCCGCACCACTCGCAGCAGCCGCAGCCCTTCGAGATCGAAACGAAGGCCAAGAAGTGA
- a CDS encoding WXG100 family type VII secretion target, with product MSEIRVSFEQLSAAAESLSQTASKIQAELDELESTIKPLVETWDGAAQEQYFQAQQTWDKAAQNMQEITAKMGMAVNAANESYQAGERANAAKFGG from the coding sequence ATGAGTGAGATCCGGGTAAGTTTCGAGCAGCTCAGCGCCGCGGCCGAGAGCCTGAGCCAGACGGCCAGCAAGATCCAGGCCGAGCTGGACGAGCTGGAGAGCACCATCAAGCCGCTGGTGGAGACCTGGGACGGTGCCGCTCAGGAGCAGTACTTCCAGGCCCAGCAGACCTGGGACAAGGCCGCCCAGAACATGCAGGAGATCACCGCCAAGATGGGCATGGCCGTCAACGCGGCCAACGAGTCCTACCAGGCGGGTGAGCGCGCCAACGCCGCCAAGTTCGGTGGCTGA
- a CDS encoding WXG100 family type VII secretion target, with protein sequence MSQQGFGTDVELMQKSAAQVEDVRNNVDQAIQKLNGELEPVMAGWSGQAAQVFRKLMEQFKENANTITTQLQEISDNIKSSGQDYAQRDEEQAAEVSKIEGMLNG encoded by the coding sequence ATGTCTCAACAGGGATTCGGGACAGATGTCGAGTTGATGCAGAAGTCCGCCGCTCAGGTGGAGGACGTTCGCAACAACGTCGATCAGGCGATCCAGAAGCTCAACGGTGAGCTCGAACCGGTCATGGCGGGATGGAGCGGCCAGGCCGCGCAGGTCTTCCGCAAGCTGATGGAGCAGTTCAAGGAGAACGCGAACACGATCACCACTCAGCTGCAGGAAATCAGCGACAACATCAAGTCCTCGGGTCAGGACTACGCGCAGCGCGACGAGGAGCAGGCCGCCGAGGTCTCCAAGATCGAGGGCATGCTCAACGGCTGA
- a CDS encoding type VII secretion-associated protein: MARYGYQFEYPARWEQGGGDPELWETRIRPPGSDGEELVSVRAGRPGYDVAASRERSVRELREEFDGSDSELSGFEPDTRFAGERVVHYSERLSGSVVDWYVLHRSETRISVGCQYAPAGKSRVTAACEQVVSSVSVR, from the coding sequence GTGGCCCGCTACGGCTACCAGTTCGAGTACCCGGCGCGCTGGGAGCAGGGCGGCGGTGATCCCGAGCTGTGGGAGACGCGCATCCGGCCGCCCGGCTCCGACGGGGAGGAGCTCGTTTCGGTGCGGGCGGGCAGGCCGGGCTACGACGTGGCGGCCAGCCGCGAGCGTTCCGTGCGCGAGTTGCGGGAGGAGTTCGACGGTTCCGACAGCGAACTGTCCGGTTTCGAGCCCGACACCCGGTTCGCGGGTGAGCGAGTGGTGCACTACAGCGAACGACTGAGCGGTTCCGTCGTGGACTGGTACGTGCTGCACCGCTCGGAGACCCGGATCAGCGTGGGCTGCCAGTACGCCCCGGCCGGGAAGTCTCGGGTGACGGCGGCCTGCGAACAGGTCGTGAGCAGTGTGTCGGTGCGTTGA
- a CDS encoding Hsp70 family protein codes for MTLHVAVDFGTSSTCTVASLDGAEPHVVVIDGQPLLSSAVFASGDGTLFVGQEAERQAAVDPARFEPHPKRRIDEPELLLGGTVLAVGDAVRAVLTRAVEEARRYAGGVAVDLLVLTHPADWGTVRTGQLRRAAAGLAAEIVLVPEPVGAAVFHSADRGLPDGAALAVLDLGGGTVDASLVRRSEETFRVLATRGKPDFGGADIDQALLDHVGGTAEPLDPAAWRRLVEGREIADRRRRRVLRQDVRGAKETLSRHSYTDVPLPPPFSDTHVTRSDLESLIVTPLSNVADLVLAVLADGGVTTEELAAVFLVGGSSRVPMVARLLHERTGIVPTTLDQPETVVARGALRAVREDPARDVTRALPVSSEPHRPGGVPSRAGPASAPRTSGAGPVGRRDRWRVRGPTPRASVADRGHHPVPAPPAAGTGFPSPRRERARSGAALGLRHFRARLPEEVVVRGAGPGAGGSGGPVGGVAAPGRTRRSRGPLRLPVRVPGALGAGRR; via the coding sequence GTGACCCTGCACGTCGCGGTGGACTTCGGTACCTCCAGCACCTGCACCGTCGCCTCGCTCGACGGTGCCGAACCACACGTGGTCGTCATCGACGGGCAGCCGTTGCTCTCCTCGGCGGTCTTCGCCTCGGGCGACGGCACGTTGTTCGTCGGTCAGGAGGCCGAACGCCAGGCCGCCGTCGACCCGGCGCGCTTCGAGCCGCACCCCAAACGCCGCATCGACGAGCCCGAACTGCTGCTGGGCGGCACCGTGCTCGCCGTGGGCGACGCCGTCCGCGCGGTGCTGACCCGAGCGGTCGAGGAGGCCCGGCGCTACGCGGGCGGGGTGGCCGTCGATCTGCTGGTGCTGACCCATCCCGCCGACTGGGGGACGGTGCGTACCGGACAACTGCGCCGCGCCGCCGCCGGGCTGGCCGCCGAGATCGTGCTGGTGCCGGAACCGGTCGGGGCGGCGGTGTTCCACTCCGCCGACCGCGGTCTGCCGGACGGCGCGGCGCTGGCCGTTCTCGACCTCGGCGGCGGGACGGTCGACGCCAGCCTGGTGCGCCGCTCCGAGGAGACGTTCCGGGTGCTGGCCACTCGGGGGAAACCTGACTTCGGCGGGGCCGACATCGACCAGGCCCTGCTGGACCACGTCGGCGGGACGGCCGAACCGCTCGACCCCGCCGCCTGGCGCCGGCTCGTCGAGGGACGTGAGATCGCCGACAGGCGCCGCAGGCGGGTGCTGCGGCAGGACGTCCGGGGCGCCAAGGAGACGCTCTCCCGCCACAGCTACACCGACGTCCCGCTCCCGCCACCGTTCTCGGACACCCACGTCACCAGGTCGGACCTGGAGTCACTGATCGTGACGCCGCTGAGCAACGTGGCCGACCTCGTGCTCGCCGTGCTGGCCGACGGGGGCGTGACGACGGAGGAGCTGGCCGCGGTCTTCCTCGTCGGAGGTTCCAGCAGGGTGCCGATGGTGGCACGGCTGCTCCACGAGCGGACGGGGATCGTGCCGACCACACTGGACCAGCCCGAGACCGTGGTCGCCCGGGGCGCGCTGCGCGCCGTGCGGGAGGACCCGGCACGTGACGTCACGCGCGCCCTGCCGGTCTCCTCCGAGCCGCACCGGCCCGGGGGCGTCCCTTCGCGGGCGGGCCCCGCCTCGGCGCCCCGGACCTCCGGGGCGGGCCCGGTGGGCAGGCGGGACCGGTGGCGCGTCCGTGGTCCGACGCCGAGGGCGAGCGTGGCCGACCGGGGCCACCACCCGGTGCCCGCGCCTCCGGCGGCCGGAACCGGGTTTCCTTCCCCACGGCGGGAGCGGGCCCGGTCAGGGGCCGCCCTCGGCCTCCGGCACTTCCGGGCGCGTCTCCCGGAGGAGGTGGTTGTTCGGGGGGCTGGCCCTGGTGCTGGCGGTTCTGGTGGTCCTGTCGGTGGTGTGGCTGCTCCCGGGCGCACGCGACGCTCACGTGGCCCGCTACGGCTACCAGTTCGAGTACCCGGCGCGCTGGGAGCAGGGCGGCGGTGA
- a CDS encoding type VII secretion protein EccC, whose amino-acid sequence MSTLQFKRPPRMAAPKPPGGEVHLESPPEIPRAVPGSIVQKLLPAVMIVASLGMMVFMLQRAGNNPMMMMMPMMMLVSTVGMMAGGNQGGGQSKAEMNEDRKDYLRYLGQMRERARQAADEQRLARTWVHPDPSTLWSIATSRRMWERRAGDGDFCQIRVGLGSQRLETRLVPPQTGPVDELEPITTLALRRFVRAHSLVSELPVATSLRGFAAIGLQGDRETTRALTRAMLAQLATFHTPDDVVIAVASGGRSRVEWDWVKWLPHAQHPDLTDGIGQQRLMAGSLRAIEEMLADQLDGRPRFNRNNAPPDGPHVVIVLDDAEISREEQIILEGGVTGVTLIDLSDVLGTLTTKRGMRMVVEEQHVGARSGNNVEWFGVPDSMTKEETTALARQLSPYRMMSARGGQTETESSGQEPLTTPLNYIEQLGLSGDPISFDLNEAWRPRPIPERYKVAIGPGEYGQIVSLDIKETASGGMGPHGLCIGATGSGKSEFLRTIVLGLMATHSSTALNFVLVDFKGGATFNGFEAAPHVSATITNLADDLTQVDRMQDALAGELNRRQEELNKAKVKNVWDYEEARQAGSDLAPMPALFVVIDEFSELLSTKPEFAELFNMIGRLGRSLQVHLLLASQRLEEGKLRGLDSHLSYRIGLKTFNQAESRAAIGVPDAGDLPATGGHGYLKHPGGMERFRAAYVSGHMHQGGGKRRTVAASPVTGEKRPRFFVPDYIEPPAEPEQPVQPEPEPEQSEMVDNDGDGLPDSDFQLVINKVQGQGPPAHQVWLPPLDAPPTLDSLLPPLSATEERGYTPVGNVGNGKLQVPVGIIDMPYQQRQDHMVVDLGGANGHGAVVGGPQSGKSNLMRTLISSLALTHTPQEVQFYCVDLGGGSMSALQNLPHVGGFGGRRDQDVVRRTIAEIKQLVSEREARFQQLGVDSMADFRKRRADGRITEDPYGDVFLVIDGWGAFRNDFDSLEQDVLDLAAQGLTFGVHVFVSANRWAEIRPALKDLIGTRFELRLGDPSESEVDRKVAVNVPSGRPGRGLHPSKLHFLAAIPRVDSENLGDRVGWEAYNQDLSEGVADLVTRVRNSWQGRPAPKVRLLPEVLPHEQLPTPEQQPKQRLVPIGINEDGLHPVYLDFDAEPHFYAFAEREAGKTSLLRTIVRGITTRYTPKEALILLVDYRRTMLGFLDTGHLMEYAVSADQLRGNINDVCNALKKRLPGPDLTQEELKNRSWWSGPELFVVVDDYDLVAPQGNNPMQQLAEFVPQASDVGLHVVLARNSGGAGRALFEPIIGKMRESSAPGLAMSANKDDGQLVGNIKSRQLPPGRGTLVSRSLKGGPQLIQTAYIQPE is encoded by the coding sequence GTGAGCACGCTGCAGTTCAAGCGACCGCCACGCATGGCCGCTCCTAAGCCGCCGGGTGGCGAGGTTCATCTCGAGTCTCCTCCCGAGATTCCGAGAGCGGTTCCCGGAAGCATCGTGCAGAAGCTCCTTCCGGCCGTCATGATCGTGGCATCTCTCGGGATGATGGTCTTCATGCTTCAGCGGGCCGGAAACAACCCGATGATGATGATGATGCCGATGATGATGCTGGTTTCCACCGTGGGCATGATGGCCGGTGGTAACCAGGGCGGCGGGCAGAGCAAGGCCGAGATGAACGAGGACCGCAAGGACTACCTGCGGTACCTCGGGCAGATGCGGGAGCGGGCCAGGCAGGCTGCCGACGAGCAGCGGTTGGCGCGCACCTGGGTTCACCCCGACCCCTCGACGCTGTGGTCGATCGCCACCAGCCGTCGGATGTGGGAGCGCCGTGCGGGCGACGGCGACTTCTGCCAGATCCGGGTCGGCCTGGGGTCGCAGCGGCTGGAGACCCGGCTCGTTCCGCCGCAGACCGGCCCCGTTGACGAGCTGGAGCCGATCACGACGCTGGCGCTGCGCCGGTTCGTCCGCGCGCACTCGCTGGTCTCGGAGCTGCCGGTGGCCACCTCGTTACGTGGTTTCGCAGCGATCGGACTGCAGGGTGACCGTGAGACCACGCGGGCGCTGACCCGTGCGATGCTGGCGCAGCTGGCGACCTTCCACACGCCCGACGACGTGGTCATCGCCGTTGCCAGCGGTGGGCGTTCCCGGGTCGAGTGGGACTGGGTCAAGTGGTTGCCCCACGCCCAGCACCCCGACCTGACGGACGGGATCGGCCAGCAGCGCCTGATGGCGGGTTCGCTGCGCGCCATCGAGGAGATGCTCGCCGACCAGCTGGACGGCAGGCCCCGCTTCAACCGCAACAACGCCCCTCCTGACGGCCCGCACGTCGTGATCGTGCTCGACGACGCCGAGATCAGCCGCGAGGAGCAGATCATCCTCGAAGGCGGCGTGACGGGTGTCACGCTGATCGATCTGTCCGATGTGCTCGGTACGCTGACGACCAAGCGGGGGATGCGCATGGTCGTCGAGGAGCAGCACGTGGGTGCCCGCAGCGGCAACAACGTCGAGTGGTTCGGCGTGCCGGACTCGATGACCAAGGAGGAGACCACCGCCCTGGCGCGGCAGCTGTCCCCCTACCGCATGATGTCGGCGCGCGGCGGCCAGACCGAGACGGAGAGCAGCGGTCAGGAGCCGCTCACCACCCCGCTCAACTACATCGAGCAGCTCGGGCTCAGCGGCGATCCGATCTCGTTCGACCTCAACGAGGCGTGGCGGCCGCGTCCGATACCGGAGCGCTACAAGGTGGCCATCGGCCCGGGGGAGTACGGCCAGATCGTTTCCCTGGACATCAAGGAGACCGCCTCCGGCGGCATGGGGCCGCACGGGTTGTGCATCGGCGCCACCGGCTCCGGAAAGTCGGAGTTCCTTCGCACGATCGTGCTCGGTCTGATGGCCACCCATTCCTCGACGGCGTTGAACTTCGTGCTGGTCGACTTCAAGGGTGGTGCGACGTTCAACGGTTTCGAGGCGGCCCCGCACGTCTCGGCGACGATCACCAACCTCGCCGACGATCTGACCCAGGTCGACAGGATGCAGGACGCGCTGGCGGGCGAGCTCAACCGGCGCCAGGAGGAGTTGAACAAGGCCAAGGTCAAAAACGTCTGGGACTACGAGGAGGCGAGGCAGGCCGGGTCGGACCTCGCGCCCATGCCCGCCCTGTTCGTGGTGATCGACGAGTTCTCCGAGCTGCTTTCCACCAAGCCCGAGTTCGCCGAGCTGTTCAACATGATCGGACGGCTGGGGCGTTCGTTGCAGGTGCACCTGCTGCTCGCCTCGCAGCGCCTGGAGGAGGGCAAGCTGCGCGGGCTGGACTCGCACCTGTCCTACCGGATCGGACTCAAGACCTTCAACCAGGCGGAGTCGCGTGCGGCGATCGGCGTTCCCGACGCCGGTGACCTGCCCGCCACCGGTGGGCACGGCTACCTGAAGCATCCGGGCGGCATGGAGCGGTTCCGGGCCGCCTACGTCTCGGGGCACATGCACCAGGGCGGGGGCAAGCGCCGCACGGTGGCGGCCTCGCCCGTCACCGGCGAGAAGCGCCCCAGGTTCTTCGTGCCGGACTACATCGAGCCGCCCGCCGAACCGGAGCAGCCCGTCCAGCCGGAGCCCGAACCGGAGCAGTCCGAGATGGTGGACAACGACGGTGACGGTCTGCCGGACAGCGACTTCCAGCTGGTGATCAACAAGGTGCAGGGGCAGGGGCCGCCCGCCCACCAGGTCTGGTTGCCGCCGCTGGACGCCCCGCCCACCCTGGACTCGCTGCTGCCGCCGCTCTCCGCCACCGAGGAGCGCGGCTACACGCCGGTCGGCAACGTCGGGAACGGGAAGCTGCAGGTCCCGGTGGGCATAATCGACATGCCCTACCAGCAGCGCCAGGACCACATGGTGGTCGATCTCGGGGGTGCCAACGGTCACGGCGCCGTGGTCGGCGGTCCGCAGTCCGGCAAGTCCAACCTGATGCGAACGCTGATCTCCTCGCTGGCCCTGACCCACACGCCGCAGGAGGTGCAGTTCTACTGCGTGGATCTGGGCGGTGGTTCCATGTCCGCGCTGCAGAACCTGCCGCACGTCGGCGGTTTCGGTGGTCGTCGCGACCAGGACGTGGTGCGCAGGACCATCGCCGAGATCAAGCAGCTGGTGTCCGAGCGCGAAGCGCGGTTCCAGCAGCTCGGGGTGGACTCGATGGCCGACTTCCGCAAGCGCAGGGCGGACGGCCGGATAACCGAGGATCCCTACGGGGACGTGTTCCTGGTCATCGACGGCTGGGGCGCGTTCCGCAACGACTTCGACTCGTTGGAACAGGACGTGCTCGACCTGGCGGCCCAGGGGTTGACCTTCGGGGTGCACGTGTTCGTCTCGGCCAACCGCTGGGCCGAGATCCGCCCCGCTCTCAAGGACCTGATCGGGACGCGCTTCGAACTCCGGCTGGGCGACCCCAGTGAGTCCGAAGTGGACCGCAAGGTGGCCGTCAACGTTCCCTCCGGCAGGCCGGGGCGCGGACTGCACCCCAGCAAGCTGCACTTCCTCGCCGCCATTCCCAGGGTCGACAGTGAGAACCTCGGTGACCGCGTCGGTTGGGAGGCCTACAACCAGGACCTCTCCGAAGGAGTCGCGGACCTGGTCACCAGGGTGCGGAACTCCTGGCAGGGCAGGCCCGCCCCGAAGGTGCGGCTGCTGCCCGAGGTGCTTCCTCACGAGCAGCTGCCCACGCCGGAGCAACAGCCCAAGCAGCGGTTGGTGCCGATCGGCATCAACGAGGACGGCCTGCATCCGGTCTACCTGGACTTCGACGCCGAACCGCACTTCTACGCCTTCGCCGAGCGGGAGGCGGGCAAGACCTCGCTGCTTCGCACCATCGTGCGCGGTATCACCACCCGCTACACGCCGAAGGAGGCGCTGATCCTGCTGGTGGACTACCGGCGCACCATGCTCGGTTTCCTGGACACGGGGCACCTGATGGAGTACGCCGTCTCCGCTGACCAGCTCCGCGGCAACATCAACGACGTCTGCAACGCGCTGAAGAAGCGACTGCCGGGACCGGACCTGACCCAGGAGGAGCTCAAGAACCGCTCCTGGTGGTCGGGACCGGAACTGTTCGTGGTGGTCGACGACTACGACCTGGTGGCGCCGCAGGGCAACAACCCGATGCAGCAGCTGGCCGAGTTCGTCCCCCAGGCCAGTGACGTGGGGCTGCACGTGGTGCTGGCCCGCAACTCCGGCGGTGCGGGCAGGGCGTTGTTCGAGCCGATCATCGGCAAGATGCGCGAGTCCTCGGCACCCGGCCTGGCCATGAGTGCCAACAAGGACGACGGCCAGCTCGTCGGCAACATCAAGTCCAGGCAACTGCCACCGGGTAGGGGCACCCTGGTCAGCCGCAGTCTCAAGGGAGGTCCGCAACTGATCCAGACCGCCTACATCCAGCCGGAGTGA
- the eccD gene encoding type VII secretion integral membrane protein EccD: MATGTTVFSRVTVVAPKTRIDLALPADVSVADLLPMLLDMAHEATPDGGARHGGWCLAKLGDAPLDPSQTLAALGIVDGDMLQLRRKSDDPPPPLYDDVVDALAEAEPGGYRPWTKETAARTGHAAGALAMLASAVALGMATVPEGIIFHVIAAVTGLAVAIFATGIGAIVARAYGAATTGTVLAAAGGLPMAFVAGLNIVPGQDMRPKLLLASALVLIFASVSIMVIGAGIITFIAAATMSLFAVIGFLVATLVPAATAAGVAAGAAAVGLAGISMLPRITIQLAKLPLPHVPGSSEDLKEDDGFPDYHEIQRQSGLAHRYMTGLIVGCGGTAALGAVIATTASNIWGPLLAVVVSAVLMLRGRNYANGSQAIALLLSGLLAALGMTVQLLLPTMTTSQQKLTWVFWPLLLLGVAAIVLGVVFPNRRFSPVQRRSVDILEAVLIALVLPLALGVMDVYMTIRDLNISLF; the protein is encoded by the coding sequence GTGGCGACCGGGACCACGGTATTCAGCCGCGTGACGGTGGTGGCGCCGAAGACGCGCATCGACCTCGCGTTACCCGCGGACGTCTCGGTGGCGGATCTGCTGCCGATGCTGCTCGACATGGCGCACGAGGCCACCCCGGACGGTGGAGCACGTCACGGCGGGTGGTGCCTGGCGAAGCTGGGTGACGCACCGCTGGACCCCAGCCAGACGCTCGCCGCACTGGGCATCGTGGACGGTGACATGCTCCAGCTGCGGCGCAAGTCGGACGACCCCCCACCGCCGCTGTACGACGACGTCGTGGACGCGCTCGCCGAGGCCGAGCCGGGAGGTTACCGTCCCTGGACCAAGGAGACCGCCGCCCGGACCGGGCACGCCGCAGGAGCGCTGGCGATGCTCGCCTCCGCCGTCGCCCTGGGGATGGCCACCGTCCCGGAGGGCATCATCTTCCACGTCATCGCCGCGGTGACCGGACTCGCGGTGGCGATCTTCGCGACCGGTATCGGCGCGATCGTCGCCCGCGCCTACGGGGCGGCGACCACCGGCACGGTGCTGGCGGCCGCGGGCGGCCTGCCCATGGCGTTCGTCGCCGGTCTCAACATCGTTCCCGGCCAGGACATGCGACCGAAACTGCTGCTGGCCAGCGCGCTCGTGCTCATATTCGCCTCGGTGTCGATCATGGTGATCGGCGCGGGCATCATCACGTTCATCGCCGCGGCCACGATGTCGCTGTTCGCCGTGATCGGCTTCCTGGTCGCGACGCTGGTACCCGCGGCCACCGCCGCGGGGGTGGCCGCGGGCGCCGCTGCCGTCGGCCTGGCCGGGATCTCCATGCTCCCCCGCATCACGATCCAACTGGCCAAGCTGCCCCTGCCGCACGTCCCCGGCAGCTCCGAGGATCTCAAGGAGGACGACGGCTTCCCCGACTACCACGAGATCCAGCGCCAGTCCGGCCTAGCGCACCGGTACATGACCGGGCTGATCGTGGGATGCGGCGGCACGGCCGCCCTCGGCGCCGTGATCGCGACCACCGCGTCGAACATCTGGGGCCCGCTGCTGGCCGTGGTGGTCTCGGCCGTGCTGATGCTGCGGGGCCGCAACTACGCCAACGGCAGCCAGGCGATCGCGCTGCTGCTCAGCGGACTCCTGGCGGCCCTGGGCATGACGGTTCAGCTGCTGCTGCCCACGATGACCACCTCGCAGCAGAAGCTCACCTGGGTGTTCTGGCCGCTGCTGCTGCTGGGTGTGGCCGCGATAGTCCTCGGCGTGGTGTTCCCCAACCGGCGGTTCTCCCCCGTGCAGCGCCGCAGCGTGGACATCCTCGAGGCGGTGTTGATCGCGCTCGTGCTTCCGCTGGCCCTGGGCGTCATGGACGTGTACATGACCATCCGCGACCTCAACATCAGCCTGTTCTGA